A region from the Nitrospirota bacterium genome encodes:
- a CDS encoding HAD-IA family hydrolase, with protein sequence MNLTELRLNNIDFVLLDMDGTLLDKYFDDYFWEHLVPERYSAKHNIEFSKAKKELIKKYKIHEKTLNWTDLDFWSEELRLDIPALKKQIEHLINVHPHVENFLKLLKQKKKCVYLVTNAHYKSINLKLKKTMIGKYFDSVLSSFDTGYPKETIDFWLEAEKRLGFDKRRTLFIDDTHDNLITAKQFGIKYILFKGRSNSKIDPEKSEEFLYITDFDELIDAFLNC encoded by the coding sequence ATGAATTTGACAGAACTCCGATTAAATAATATAGATTTTGTTCTGCTTGACATGGATGGAACCTTGCTTGATAAATACTTTGATGATTATTTCTGGGAACATCTGGTGCCTGAGAGATATTCTGCTAAACACAATATAGAATTTTCTAAAGCAAAAAAAGAGCTCATAAAAAAATATAAAATCCACGAAAAAACATTGAACTGGACAGATTTAGACTTCTGGTCTGAAGAATTGCGTCTTGACATTCCTGCCTTAAAAAAACAGATAGAGCATCTTATAAATGTTCATCCTCATGTAGAAAATTTTTTAAAGCTTTTGAAGCAAAAGAAAAAGTGTGTATATCTTGTTACAAACGCCCATTACAAATCAATCAACCTTAAACTGAAAAAAACTATGATTGGAAAATACTTTGATTCAGTTCTTTCTTCGTTTGATACAGGTTATCCTAAGGAAACAATTGATTTCTGGCTTGAAGCGGAGAAAAGGCTTGGGTTTGATAAACGGAGAACACTTTTTATTGATGATACTCATGATAATTTAATAACTGCAAAGCAATTCGGGATTAAATATATCCTTTTTAAAGGCAGGTCAAACTCAAAAATAGACCCTGAAAAATCTGAAGAATTTTTATACATTACTGATTTCGATGAGCTGATAGATGCTTTTCTCAATTGTTAA
- the glgP gene encoding alpha-glucan family phosphorylase, translating into MEIGIHNDIPTYSGGLGVLAGDTIRTASDLKLPMVAITLLSKKGYFIQELDEYGKQKEYPVIWNPADYMTLLPTKISIQIEERDVIVQAWQYNVKSLTGGCVPIYFLDTDTQENIPEDREITSYLYGGDIAYRLKQEIVLGIGGVRMLHEIGYEIKKYHMNEGHSSLLTIELLNKFKRPIEDVWDERLVWDTEKVKDLCVFTTHTPVEAGHDKFPYDIVKRILGEPIPLNVLKELGGQDCLNMTRLGLNLSEFINGVAKKHSEVSRNMFPGYEITAITNGVHTYTWTCDSFKRLYDKYLPGWANEPELFVRVGRIPDEEIWQTHLEAKKVLFDYIREKTNIDMSLDILTIGFARRATAYKRADLIFSDIDRLERIGSNKLQIIYAGKAHPKDENGKKLIEKIFSIKERLKDKIKMVYLNNYDMNIALMMVSGVDVWLNTPLRPREASGTSGMKAAHNGVINFSVLDGWWIEGHIEGYTGWSIGPIPSETILVDNMDTQDADDLYNKLERIIIPMFYENRHTWVRMMQNAIGKNAYYFNSHRMMRRYVTDAYIR; encoded by the coding sequence ATGGAGATTGGTATTCACAATGATATTCCTACTTATAGTGGAGGTCTTGGCGTGCTTGCAGGCGATACTATCAGGACTGCAAGTGACCTTAAGCTTCCTATGGTTGCAATAACGCTTCTAAGTAAAAAAGGATACTTTATACAGGAACTTGATGAATATGGAAAACAAAAGGAATATCCTGTTATATGGAATCCAGCAGATTATATGACGCTACTGCCTACAAAAATTTCTATTCAAATTGAAGAACGTGATGTTATTGTGCAGGCATGGCAGTACAATGTGAAAAGCCTGACAGGTGGATGTGTACCTATATATTTCCTCGATACAGATACCCAGGAGAATATACCAGAAGACAGGGAAATCACATCATACCTTTATGGTGGAGATATTGCTTATAGGTTAAAGCAGGAGATAGTTCTTGGTATAGGTGGTGTGCGAATGCTACATGAGATAGGTTATGAAATTAAGAAATATCATATGAATGAAGGTCATTCAAGTTTGCTTACGATAGAGCTTCTTAATAAATTCAAGCGTCCGATAGAAGATGTCTGGGATGAAAGGCTTGTATGGGATACTGAAAAGGTTAAAGATCTTTGTGTTTTTACAACACATACACCCGTTGAAGCAGGACATGATAAATTTCCATATGATATTGTAAAAAGGATTCTTGGAGAACCAATACCTTTAAATGTCTTAAAAGAGCTTGGCGGGCAAGATTGTTTAAACATGACACGTCTTGGTTTAAACCTTAGCGAATTTATCAATGGTGTTGCTAAGAAACACAGCGAGGTATCCAGAAATATGTTTCCAGGCTATGAAATCACTGCAATAACAAATGGAGTTCATACATACACATGGACCTGTGATAGTTTCAAGCGCTTGTATGATAAATACCTTCCTGGATGGGCTAATGAACCTGAACTATTTGTGAGGGTAGGACGAATACCAGATGAAGAAATCTGGCAAACTCACCTTGAAGCAAAAAAGGTTCTTTTTGACTATATCAGGGAAAAGACAAATATCGATATGAGCCTTGACATACTTACTATAGGATTTGCAAGAAGGGCAACAGCTTATAAACGGGCTGATTTGATCTTCAGTGATATTGATAGACTTGAAAGGATTGGGTCTAATAAACTACAGATTATTTATGCAGGAAAGGCTCATCCAAAAGATGAAAATGGGAAGAAACTCATAGAGAAAATATTCTCAATTAAAGAAAGATTAAAAGATAAAATTAAGATGGTATACCTGAATAATTATGATATGAATATCGCACTGATGATGGTATCTGGTGTAGATGTATGGCTAAATACTCCTTTAAGGCCAAGAGAGGCATCAGGTACAAGCGGAATGAAGGCAGCACACAATGGAGTAATTAATTTCAGCGTTCTTGATGGATGGTGGATAGAAGGACATATTGAGGGATATACTGGATGGTCAATTGGACCAATTCCTTCAGAAACAATTCTGGTAGATAATATGGATACCCAGGATGCTGATGACCTTTATAATAAGCTTGAAAGAATAATAATCCCCATGTTTTATGAAAACAGACATACATGGGTTAGAATGATGCAGAATGCTATAGGGAAAAATGCCTATTATTTTAACAGTCACCGCATGATGCGCCGTTATGTTACCGATGCATATATAAGGTAA